A single region of the Cronobacter condimenti 1330 genome encodes:
- the yhjD gene encoding inner membrane protein YhjD, whose protein sequence is MTTPEQPAKRPTEDLKYQPVPQLDTRPEEKKTDDKPAEGVIGTVKQKVKQVERRPAVAHLIRAFERFNERMGNQFGAAITYFSFLSMIPVLMLSFAVAGFVLASHPTLLQDIFNKILQSVSDPTLAKTLSSSINAAVEQRTTVGIVGFAVALYSGVNWMGYLREAIRAQFRDDWERGASDEKEKFWLKYFRDFISLIGLLVALAITMSITSVAGSAQETIIRLLHLDAIGWLKPVWHTIGLAVSFCANYLLFFWIFWRLPRHRPRRKALLRGTVIAAIGFEVIKIIMTYTLPALVKSPSGAAFGSVLGLMAFFYFFARLTLFCSAWIATAQYKDDPEMPGINPA, encoded by the coding sequence ATGACCACGCCGGAGCAGCCTGCAAAACGCCCGACCGAAGATCTGAAGTACCAGCCCGTCCCGCAGCTGGATACCCGCCCGGAAGAGAAAAAAACCGATGACAAACCCGCCGAAGGTGTCATTGGTACGGTAAAACAGAAAGTGAAACAGGTGGAACGCCGCCCGGCGGTCGCCCACCTCATTCGCGCTTTTGAGCGCTTTAACGAACGCATGGGCAATCAGTTTGGGGCCGCCATCACCTATTTTTCATTTTTATCGATGATCCCGGTGCTGATGTTGTCGTTCGCTGTGGCGGGGTTTGTACTGGCCTCGCACCCCACGCTGCTACAGGATATCTTCAATAAAATCCTGCAAAGCGTGAGCGATCCGACGCTTGCGAAAACGCTGAGCAGCAGTATTAACGCCGCCGTGGAGCAGCGCACCACGGTCGGGATTGTCGGTTTCGCCGTAGCGCTCTATTCAGGTGTGAACTGGATGGGATATCTGCGTGAAGCGATACGCGCCCAGTTTCGTGACGACTGGGAACGTGGCGCGAGTGATGAGAAAGAGAAGTTCTGGCTCAAGTATTTTCGCGATTTCATCTCGCTGATTGGCCTGCTGGTGGCGCTTGCGATAACCATGTCGATTACGTCGGTGGCAGGCTCCGCGCAGGAGACGATTATTCGCCTCCTGCATCTGGACGCCATCGGCTGGCTGAAACCGGTGTGGCACACCATTGGGCTTGCGGTCTCGTTCTGCGCCAACTATCTGCTTTTCTTCTGGATCTTCTGGCGCCTGCCGCGTCATCGTCCGCGCAGGAAAGCGCTGCTGCGCGGCACGGTGATTGCGGCCATTGGTTTTGAGGTCATTAAAATCATTATGACGTATACCCTGCCGGCACTGGTGAAATCGCCCTCCGGCGCGGCGTTCGGCTCCGTACTGGGGCTGATGGCGTTCTTCTATTTCTTCGCACGCCTGACGCTGTTCTGCTCCGCCTGGATTGCCACTGCGCAATACAAAGACGACCCGGAAATGCCCGGCATAAACCCCGCTTAA
- a CDS encoding LysR family transcriptional regulator: MDKIHAMRLFVRVAELESFTRAAETLSLPKGSVSRQVQALENALGTRLLHRTTRRVHLTQDGQIYYERARDLLANLDELDGLFLHDPASVSGRLRVDMPVEVAQNVVIPRLPEFLHHYPGIALELSSCDRLVDVVREGFDCVVRVGQLKESGLVARPLGKLSQVNCASPDYLARFGCPQTLEDLASHALVHYTHTLGTRPAGFEVGRDGVSEWIQTGGVLTVNSTETYQAACFAGLGIIQVPRIGVREALRSGKLVEVLPQYRALPMPVSLIYPHRRHLSRRVHLFMEWLASVMKSYVD, from the coding sequence ATGGATAAAATTCACGCAATGCGATTATTCGTACGCGTGGCGGAGCTGGAGAGTTTTACGCGCGCCGCCGAAACCCTGAGCCTGCCGAAAGGCAGCGTGTCGCGGCAGGTACAGGCGCTGGAGAACGCGCTCGGCACCCGACTGCTGCACCGCACCACGCGGCGGGTACATCTGACGCAGGACGGCCAAATCTACTACGAACGCGCCCGCGATCTGCTCGCCAATCTCGACGAGCTTGACGGCCTGTTTCTGCACGATCCGGCAAGCGTCAGCGGGCGTCTGCGGGTCGATATGCCGGTCGAGGTGGCGCAAAACGTGGTGATCCCCCGCCTGCCCGAGTTTCTCCATCATTACCCCGGTATTGCGCTTGAGCTGAGCAGCTGTGACCGGCTGGTAGACGTGGTACGCGAAGGCTTTGACTGCGTCGTGCGCGTCGGTCAGCTTAAAGAGTCCGGCCTGGTGGCGCGTCCGCTCGGTAAGCTCAGCCAGGTCAACTGCGCAAGCCCGGATTATCTGGCACGCTTCGGCTGCCCGCAGACGCTTGAAGATCTCGCCTCTCACGCGCTGGTGCATTACACGCACACGCTTGGCACGCGGCCTGCGGGCTTTGAAGTCGGGCGTGATGGCGTAAGTGAGTGGATACAAACCGGCGGCGTCCTGACGGTAAACAGCACTGAAACCTATCAGGCCGCCTGCTTTGCCGGGCTCGGCATTATTCAGGTGCCGCGTATCGGCGTACGCGAGGCGCTGCGCAGCGGCAAGCTGGTGGAAGTCCTGCCGCAATATCGCGCGTTGCCGATGCCGGTATCGCTCATCTATCCGCACCGCCGACATCTCTCTCGCCGCGTACACCTGTTTATGGAATGGCTGGCGTCGGTGATGAAAAGTTACGTTGACTAG
- a CDS encoding SDR family NAD(P)-dependent oxidoreductase, which translates to MTQRIAIITGGSRGLGKNAALKLAERGIGVLLTYQSRREDAEAVVREIEQKGVKAAALALNVADSSTFGDFVAQVKVQLQQTWQRDSFDYLINNAGIGIYAPFAEFSEAQFDELVNIHFKGPFFLTQQLLALINDGGRILNVSSGLTRFALPGYSAYASMKGAMEVLTRYQAKELGRRNIAVNIIAPGAIETDFGGGQVRDNDELNRFIASQTALGRVGLPDDIGAAIAAIISDELGWMNAQRIEVSGGMFL; encoded by the coding sequence ATGACGCAACGTATCGCAATCATCACCGGCGGCAGCCGTGGACTCGGTAAAAATGCAGCGCTGAAGCTTGCAGAGCGTGGAATTGGTGTTTTGCTGACGTATCAAAGCCGGCGCGAAGACGCCGAAGCCGTGGTGCGTGAAATTGAACAAAAAGGCGTGAAAGCTGCGGCACTGGCGCTAAACGTCGCCGATAGTTCAACATTCGGAGATTTTGTCGCGCAGGTAAAAGTGCAGCTACAACAAACCTGGCAGCGCGATAGTTTTGATTATTTAATCAACAATGCCGGTATCGGGATTTACGCCCCGTTTGCTGAGTTCAGCGAAGCGCAGTTTGATGAGTTAGTGAACATTCACTTCAAGGGACCGTTTTTCCTGACCCAGCAGCTGCTGGCGCTGATAAATGACGGCGGACGCATCCTGAATGTCTCCAGCGGGCTGACACGTTTTGCACTGCCGGGCTACTCCGCGTATGCCTCCATGAAAGGCGCGATGGAGGTATTAACCCGCTATCAGGCAAAAGAGTTGGGTCGTCGGAATATTGCAGTGAACATCATTGCGCCGGGCGCCATCGAAACCGATTTTGGCGGCGGGCAGGTGCGTGATAACGATGAGTTAAACCGCTTCATCGCGTCGCAGACGGCGTTAGGGCGTGTGGGCCTGCCGGATGATATTGGCGCAGCAATCGCGGCGATTATCAGCGACGAGCTGGGCTGGATGAACGCGCAGCGGATTGAGGTCTCTGGCGGGATGTTTCTGTAA
- a CDS encoding YdeI family stress tolerance OB fold protein — translation MKKTVIIATLSALLALPAMAEEKGGFKNDEAPPPPHQLKEGYRGITDARSIDVKQAKEMHDGASVTLRGYLIKKKGNDVYQFRDKGGDMDVMIPHAVFQGKDVSPDELVGISGTLDKKQKPYRVRVTHFQKE, via the coding sequence ATGAAAAAAACAGTGATTATTGCAACGCTGTCCGCGTTGTTAGCTCTGCCTGCCATGGCCGAAGAGAAAGGCGGTTTTAAAAATGATGAAGCGCCGCCGCCGCCGCATCAGCTAAAAGAGGGCTATCGCGGCATCACCGATGCCCGTTCGATAGACGTAAAACAGGCAAAAGAGATGCACGACGGCGCTTCCGTGACGTTGCGTGGCTATCTGATTAAGAAAAAAGGCAATGATGTTTACCAGTTCCGCGATAAAGGCGGAGATATGGACGTCATGATCCCTCATGCCGTTTTTCAGGGTAAAGATGTCAGCCCGGATGAACTGGTGGGGATCAGCGGTACGCTCGACAAGAAACAGAAGCCATACCGCGTTCGCGTGACGCACTTCCAGAAAGAGTAA